The following DNA comes from Castor canadensis chromosome 4, mCasCan1.hap1v2, whole genome shotgun sequence.
caaaatcatcaaTTTTGTCACCCCCATTATCcgtgtgattctttttttttctacataggATTTTTTTACCTAGTCATAAGCAATCATTCAGTACCTGTAAGttttctcctgcctttttttttcaccTAACACTGTAAGACAGTGCCATTTTTCTTACAAACCTGTAATACTGTTCAGCAGGAAACTTGGTCTTCAGagatgttagatgtgtttttacTGTACCAAAATGTTCTCGAGCTTTCAAACATCTCTTTGGAACTGatcacaaaagacaaaaaccacatttcAAATACAGTTCTTATTTAATAATCTATGTAGTCTACctggaaatttttaattaatttttctaaaagtcTCACAGCTAAATGTACACATCTCTGCTTTTCAATCTGGCTTTCAAAATACCACATCTAGTTTTCCTACTGATTAAcctcctgaaaaataaacaaaaagttgcCAAAAGGGAGTATGTTAGGAAACACGTTGATGATTTGCAAAGTGTCATATTATAATAACACCAACCTTCAGACCTGTCCACCAGCTGCTATTCCTACTCAGCCCTCAGAGGATGGCTAAAATTGAATTACTTCTAGCTCCCATATTTGGTCAAAAAGAGCATTTACCAATTATTTTTGATCAGGCTGACCAAACTCCGTATCACTGTGTAAATGACTTGCTTCTGACACCTTCAAGCtacagtattttattatttcccataagaaaataatttcagctcttTTAGCTATGCTGGCTGCATCTTACAACAAAGGTCCTATGTCTACATTGGACATATCTGATTCTCATTCAAGGGGCTAACTATAAACACATTAATTTGAGAACATTTTATACTGGTCACTTCATATTTACAAAGGCATATTAAAAAGTATCCAATCACATAAAGCATGGATTCAAACACACaacctgggcatggtagcatgtacCTAGCATCCCAGCTTTTCAGGAGGTTACAGTGGGGGAGAATCATTTGAGCCCAGTTTAAGACTAGCATGGACGGACTgcagcagtggctcaagtggtaaagcgcctgcctagcaagcgtgagtcactgagttcaaataccaacaccacaaaaaaaagaccccattcataaaacaaaacaatggcctggaggcatgactcaagtgagagagcacttgcctaacaagcacaaagccctgagttcaaaccccaatactaccaaaacagACACACCAGATACAACTTGCTAGGCATACAAAAGAGttatttaaaaactgtaattaaCATCAGTAGAATTCTGTCATGATAGAAAACATTCTTACTTAAACCACATTATGCAAAAGTGAAAAATCAACCAAAACCCAAGTAATAACATAATCCAAACCacttatttctcaaaatttttacACACCATAAAGCACAAtggacatttttcaaaataaaacaatacaggCAATGTGTATCTTCTAGATGGAAATtaactatttaaataaaagattGATAAATTGGGTAAAAccttcaaaatcaaaacaaagaactTACTGTCCTGAAACCCGGCTCCCTGATGGACCCCTTGCAGTAGAGTTAAAATCTCTCGAGCTGTTTGTTCTAAACTCTGTACAACTTTTCGGATTTCCTagggaaaattaaaaatcaaaatcagaTAAGCATAGTCATTATCACAGAATCATACTAAACATACTAGATAACATATTTGATCTATCACATCTTCACATACATTCAAAACACTAATAGTCTTCACAAGAACTAAACCTGTACAGAAAAGTAACCAAGTGTGAATCCTGACTTTTCCACTTGCTTTTCCTGAAACCTTCAGGAATCACTGAAAAGCCTTAGATTCCTCACACAGCCAAAAGATAACAGCTGTCACCCACCCCACGTATCCACTTGGGGACTCAAGCAGAGTCCCTTTACCCTGGCAGTGTAGCAAAAAATGGAAggacagatattttaaaaagtaaccatcacacaaaatttttaaatgttaacgtGCTcgtagaaaacataagagaagcAATCATTCAGATTGTGAGATCAAGGAGATGACTACAAATCGGACGTGGCGGTACATGCTACAACCCCAACACTTGggagctgaggcagaggatctcgagatggaggccagcctggactacacctTGTCTTAAGAAGGAAACAgactgagagagaaagacagacacacagagacagacacacacagatgAATACGAGATAACCAGGAAAAGAATGCGAAAGAAGCAAACTCCAGGCAAAGCAAACATTATATGCAAGAGTCCCGAGGTAGGAAACTATTTGGGGCACTAGGGGAAAAGGAGGTAAGTTGAACATAATATACAAAGAGAAATGTGTAAGGACGGATTGGAGAGACTTTTTGAGCCACAGTGAAGTCTGGATTTTTATTGTATGTGGATGAGAAGCCATGggagttttttaaaggaagagtCACGTGTGCTTTTTAAGacaccaccaacaaataacaGGAAACGTGCTTTGGCTGAGTCTCAGGCGCTAACTGACCCTTCGATATAAACAAGTAccgaaaggaaggaaaactgacacTACGAGAGGTGATGCTAAGCAGCCGCGACCCGGAACAAGGAATAAGCACCAAGAACCAGAATCCGGGGCGGGACAGGAGACGGGGGAGTAGCCTAACCTGAAACTAGAGGGGAAGCAAGCCACCCTCGGAGGCGTCCCCACCGCCCGCGACTGAGTGACGGAGGAGGGTCGGGCGATGTGGCCCAGCTactcaaggaaaggaaaaggggatgggagggaggaagctCGCCTCTCGGATGTCCTGCTCGGCAGCCAAAAAGCCCTGCAGCTCCACGAAAATCTCGCTCACGGACATGACGCCGGCTGCACAACAATCAGCCAGTGCGGCGAGGACTGCCAGAGAAGTGAGACAGGCAAACAAGCCGCGCAATCACTCGCGACGCCCACCACGGCTGCCGCTGCTTCCACCGGGCTCTACGCCACGGCTGTCGCTGGGGTCCTCCAAGGTCTGCGGCGCGCCGGAGATAGGACTGTCCGCCGCACTGCCTGAAGCGCCGCTCAACGAGTCCCAAGACGGGGCCAGGAGAGAGGAAGGTGGGCGGGGCTTCAGGCTGGGGACTTCAGGTAGGCATCGCTGAAAACAGCCCGCGAAGGGGGCCTTGGTGGCACGTGACCTGAGGGAGGCGGGGCGTGCTTGAAGGTGGTGAGGCCGGGCGGGGCTGTTTGCCTTTACTTGTGTTGGTGAGCAGCTGCTGGTGGGGAGCAGAGCTTCCCAGCAAAAGTTGCTTGAAAAGCTAGGGGCAGAAGGATGTAATCTTCGAATAAAAGCAGGGGATCCGTGTATCCGTATTTACAAAAAACACACTGGAAAGTAAATGTACGTATATAGAACTGTGTGAGTAGAGGGTGGATTGGGAACGAAAAGCTCCTCTGtgtacatcttttttattttaaggtctttgattctactacctatttttaaattaaatggatttttaagcGTGGATTGAAAGTTTCTCTTCTATTCAACTAATACCTCCCTCGTCTAATTCCCTTTGCCTGGGGCAGGTACTGTAACGGTGTCCTTTAAGAGTTATTacgtttaaaaaattaaaaattgttcctTAAACTTGACTACAAATACGTGTGTGTGAATAACGCAGTGTCCAAATGTATGAGAATGACTTTTTATCAACGAAATGAAAATGTGCTGTTTGCTGCATGCCTGGCATTCCTCCACATTCTTTATGCGAAAGATCGTGTTTAATTTTCACAATGGTCCTAAGAAGTTACCTGATAAATGAAGTAACATTAATTGACTCGCCTAAGTTCCTGCGTAACTAAGTGTTCAAGCTGAAACCAAGTGGTTATCTTAATCATTATGATATTATCGCCTTCCACCATTTAACAATAACAGTTACTATAGGCTTTCGTTTTGTTTTTGAAGGTACTCGAGTTTGCACTCGGGGCTTCCTGCttaactaggcaggcactctaccatttgagccatgtcaccagcccACTAGCAGCTTTTAAATTCCCTTTCTGAATTGATCCCCACAATCTAGTAAGGACAGGCTAGAAAACCTCAGTTTTAATAACATCTCCAaagacagaaatttttttttggcctgtGTACCTTAGATACATGTGTCGTATTGTGGTCCAACTATGTGGGCACTAGAACCTCATAATTCACacaggccaaaaaaaaagaaagaaagaaaaaaagaaaagatagcaaGATGAGCTAGTATTTAAGActtaaggggctggtggagtgacttaggtggtagagcgcctgtctagtaagcatgagaccctgagttcaaaccccagtgtcatcaaaggaaaagaaaaaaaacttaatacCTGCCAAAGTACTAGGAGTACTAGCACTCTGTATATTACTGAATTCATACAAATCCAAATTCATTTTCATGCcaactcaaaacaaaaattatgactTTCAAAATGCTATCAGGAAGAATAATATGCCAAATCATTTTTCCTCAAAAAGTCTAAGgtagctggtggagtagctcaagtggtagagcacctgcctggcaagcatgaggccctgagttcaaactcccaataccaccaaaaaaaatgaaaaaaaagagaaaagtcttaggtagttttttaaaaaataaaaaacaggaaaaagaacacacagggctggaggcgtggctcaaatgatGGAGCATCTGCCTTACAAGTGTGAAACccagcattcaaaccccagtacctccaaaaaaaaacccacaaaatttaCTACTAGTATGGGAGCGTTCAACTCCTGaggtagtttttttgttttgttttggtggcactgagacacaatatacaaaaattacttaaaatggaACAAGAGACTTAAGACCTAAAACTAAAActcttcaggggaaaaaaaaaaaataggggacAAGCATGCCATTGGATTTGGCAGTGATTTCCCGTGTATGACATCAAAAACACAGGCAACAAAGGAAAACAAGTAGATGACTGCAGGGTCCAGTTTTGCTCACCTGCAATCTTGAGGCAAGAGAattgtccatttatttattttatttttggcagtactggggcctgatgctaggcaggcattcttccacttaagccactgcaccagccatttttgtgttggatattgttGAGATAGGTCTCGGGAACTACTTGcatgagctggctttgaactcgatcctcctgatctctgccccctgagtagcaaggattacaggcatgagctacctgtGCCTGGTAGTTTTTTAAGAAGATCTCTTTTGTCAAATTAGATTAACACTTATCACTAAAAGTGGGGAGAAGCCAAGTGTGGTAGCGCAtacttccagctacttgggaagctgaggcaaaagtGTCACctgagcccaggaattcaagaCCAGTCTAAGCTACATAACAATAttttatctcaagaaagaaagaaaaaaagttgagaaGATTACCAAAAATttgtttcagacttttttttcttatttttatttttggtgttctgggggtacattgtgacatttacaaaagttcttaccaatGTATCAGTTGATTTCACcggctccatcattctccttaaaaactactttctgtctctgaataAGATTGTTCAGGTACTTTGTAAAAGCATAATCTcaaaatatttgcctttttgtgtctggtttatttcacttagcataatgtcaaggttcatccatgttgtagcatatatcagAATTTAATTCCTCTGTAAACTGAATAAAAccacattttgtttgttgttcATCCATTGATAGACACGCAAATTGTTAACACATTTGACTTTTAAATAATGCTACTGTGAACGTAAGTGTGCAAATACCTGTGCatccctgctttcagttcttgtAGGCACATACctggaagtagaattgctgggtcatatgatatCTGTTTTGAGGAGCTGCCATACTACTCTGCACATCAGCTGGACCATTTTACTTTATCACCTGCAGTATTCAAAGGTTACCATTCTCCACTTTTTCACCAACACTCCCCACCATCCACCACAGGCATAATAGTGGGTATGAAGTATCtcctgtcattttgatttgcatttccctaatgactaggGGTATTGAGCAGTTTTTCACATGCTTATTGACCATGTGtctatcttctttggagaaatgtctgttcaagacCTTTACCTTTTTGGGAGGGAGGTgggtgagacaggatctcactgtgtatcccaggctggcctcaaacttgtaatcctcagcctctcaagtggtgagattacagatgtgagtcaccacacctgaactttttttgagatgagttctcagtatgttgtccaggctggatTTAAACagacaatcctcctgcctcaggatcACAAGTGAGCAAAACTAGGCACTGAAgtcttttacttgttttttctgttgttgcctgtgcttttgatgtcatgtgtaagaaatcattgccaaatccCATGGCATGAAGCTTTTCCCCtgtgttttttttcctaagagtttTAGTTTTCAGTCTTATGTTAAGTACCTTGTTCCATTTTAACTGACTTTTGTGTATGGTGTCATCATGGTTTGTACTGTCCTTGTCTATACTTTGGATATCAGGGTAATGCTAGTATAGGGGACCCACTCAGCCCCAGAGTTACTGTGaagattattttaaagcaaaaatacttGAGattgaatagatgcagaaagaagcCTTCTGGGAGCTTCTTTTAGGTAAAAGAAGAGACTTCTGGGAGATGAGGCCACCATAAGTTCCGTTGGAATTTCTTGGTATGAAGACTGAAAGACCATGGTTCCCACAGAAGCAATTACTACAGACTCTCTTGTctcctgttgttttgttttgctttgttggtggtttgaactcagggctttgtacttatcTCCTGTTCTTCTCAAATCTCATTGTGTTTCCTAAGGAAATCTATTTtggggctgacggagtggctaaactggtagagtgcctgctgaacaagtgtgaggccctgattcaaaccccagtactgctcccccacAAAAAGAAACCTTTTTGTTCTTCCTATAGGAaccctttttcctctcctcttttccttaTTAGTTAGGTATATGAACATCTAACTTTAATCATTTAGTAAGCCAGCTACTTCCTTTCTTAGTTCAGCGTGTATACAAGCAAACCTTTAGAGGGAGTTTTCTATAAAAAGTTAATGAGGACTGTTAGTTGACGGTGTGTTGAGAGGTATCCTTGCTGTTTATCTGCTGTCGGTTTATGCATGGGTCCTCATACACTGAACGAAAGAGAGTAGAGGAAGTGTTTTCCTCCCCAACACTAACTTCATAAATGAGTTCGACCTGGAGCTCAGCCacttaggagatggagatggggaagggtcctagttccatgccagcctgggcaaaacgttaACAAACGACCTGGGCacggtggcacacatctgtaatcctagatatgcACGAGTCATAGACCAGAGGATCATAATCCCAGACATCCTGGAGCACAAGTGCAAAACCCTACCAGAAAAAATGACTAGAGCAGACTGGACGGGGtacatggctcaaggggtagagtactaGCCTCGTAAgatcaaggccctaagttcaaacattagtactaaataaataaatagagcgACTTGGAAAGTGTTTTCTGTATTTCTGAAAGAAGTCATAAAGAATCGATGTTAATTCTTTAGTAGAATTCTCTAATGAAACCTGGGTTTAGAGAATTCATTGGAGGAATTTTTATTGCAAAttcagttttccctttttcttcctttttttttttttttacagtactggggttttaagtCAGAGCCTTTTGATTTTCTTAATCGTCATAGTTCTACTCAAATTTTCTATTTACTATTAGATGAGttgg
Coding sequences within:
- the Tsn gene encoding translin isoform X2, coding for MSVSEIFVELQGFLAAEQDIREEIRKVVQSLEQTAREILTLLQGVHQGAGFQDIPKRCLKAREHFGTVKTHLTSLKTKFPAEQYYRFHEHWRFVLQRLVFLAAFVVYLETETLVTREAVTEILGIKAVCQQCDCWRLLPAPPHLHFYQ